The genome window CCCGGATCTCCAGCACAGGAATCCCCTCGGCTTCCAGTGCCTCGGTGATGAATCCGCTGCCCGGAGTGTCGTCAGCCACCAGGTGCACTACTCCGTCCACCCCGTGTGTCAGGGCCTCCTTGACGTACCACTGGGAAGACCACGGCGGGACGTAGAGCTGGTCGGTGATGCCCACGAATCTGGCGGCCAGTGCGCGCACGGGGTCATCGCCGTACCGAAGGTATCCGTCCGCGGCGATCGCCAGGTACATGGACCACACGAACACCGCCCCGAATTCCTCCTGGAACCGGGTGTACAGGCCGAGGTCTGACCACAGCCCCCGGCCAACCCACATCAGCCGCTTCCGCTCCCCCGGGCACACGGCTACCCCCTGGTCCACGCGCTCGGCAGTCTCCTCGTAGAGACTCCGCGCTGCATCCACCGCCCACTGGGTGCCGCGCTGCCACTGCGGCGCCATCACGGCGGGCATGGTGTCATTGACGAGCACCGGGGTGGGCCGGGTGGTGGCGATCAGATTCCGGGTGCGCCGGTTCCACTCGGCCTGCTCGTTGCCCAGGGCCATGATCTCCGCCAGGCGATCGTGGTCCAGGGTCCGCCCGGTCCGCTCCTCGAGCCAGGCGATCAGGTCCTGGATCTCGCCCTGGAGCAGGTCCAGCCGCTCCGTGCCGAAGGCCTGCTCCCACTGATGCGGCACCAGCTCCCACCACCGGTCCGGCACCGGATCCGCCCCGGTGCGGGACAGCAGGAAGGTCTCGGTGCCCGGGCGATTGCCCCACTGCTCGAAGATCTTGGCCGTGACGTCCCCACTGCGTTCGGCCACCGCGAAGCGAGGGGCCGGCAACCCACCCCACGGCCGGTCCTCGTCCGGCAGGTCCTGCTCCCCTAGTGGCATGGCGTCGTACTGCAGGCTGAAGTCCGGCAGCCCGCCCGCGGCCAGCCGCTCCATGGAAGCCGGTCCGGCCTGCTTCGCCGCGATGATCGAGGACCACCACTGCGTGACCACGTAGGGGATGTCCAGGGCGCGGAAGACCTCGTGCGGGGCGTCGGCGTTGACGAGCGCGATCGGCTCACCGGCGGCCGCGAGGCGGCGCACCGTCTGAAACCACTCCTTCTGGTGGCGGGTGGCGGCCACGGCCGAGCGGAGCCGCTGCCCCGCGGGGACCTGTGGTGTTCGCGGCTGGGCCGGCGTTCGCGGCTGGGTCACGGCACGTCCTTCCTGTTCACGGATTCGCTCAGAGTGCGGATGATCCCGGCGGTGGCGTTCTGGACGCCGTCCGCGCCCACCCGGAGTTGCTCGACCAGCCAGAGGTTGCGGCCGGCCAGGGCTGGGCGGTGGTCCGCCAGGTCCCAGACTGGGCCGTCGTCCAGGTCTCGCACCAGCGCCACCACCCCTGCGGCACCGCAGCGTTCCGACTCCGTGACTAGGTGGCTGGTCCGTTCGGTGGACAGGGACCGGGCCGCGGCCGGGGGCCGGGCTGCGTGCCGCTCGGCCAGGAGATCGCAGGCCTCCTCGATGGTGGCGGCGGTGACGGCGTCACCGATCCAGGCGGCATCACCGGCATCGTGGTCCTCGCCCACCACGACGGCCCCGACCGCCTCGAGCTCCGCGTATACGGTGGCGTCCGGATGCGAGCTGCCGGTCAGGTACACCGGCATTCCCGCGCAGGCTGGCTCGGCGGACTCGTCCCGCTCCACCGGCTCGGCGGCACTCCGGACCAGGTCCGCGATCCGCTCCAGAGCGTCCTCCGGAGACAGCTGGGCCGCAGCCCGATAGGCGGCCAACGCCGTGGTCCCGGAGAGGGCATGATCCCGACGCCGGCCCCGCAGCGCCTCGAGCACCTCGCCCAGGGCCGCTTCGCGCGCCGCGGCATCGGCCAACGACGTCGCGTCGGCCTGGTGGCCGGTGACCCCGGAGGTGAAGGCCGCTAACCTCTCGTACTGGTGGGACACGAAGCGCCGCCGGTGGTCGCCGCCGCCGCGGGGTGCATCCAGGAAGTGGACCGGGAATGGCACCCGGCCGCGCTCGGCCAGAATGCGCAGGACGTAGTAGACGCGCAGGTCCGCCATCGAGTCGTTGCAGACCACCAGTCCGGCCAGCTCGTCATGGGCGCCGGCGAGGATCTCGTCGAGGATCCGGGCCGCCACGGCATCGGTGGCCCCGAGCAGCTCGGTGGCCTCCTGGGAGACCGCGCCGGTCCATGAGCCGAGGATCCGCACCGGCACGGCCCCACAGGCCAGGACGATCTGCCGCGGTAGATCCGCGCCGACCACGCCGACCCTCGGCTCCGGCCCGAGCCCCGCGCCGGCAGGTGACGCTGTCCCAGGTACCGCCGCCGTCGCGCTGGCGCTCACAGCACTCCCGCGGCGCGCAGACCCTCGATCCGGCCGGCGTCGTAGCCGATGGCGCCCAAGACCGCGTCGGTGTGCTCGCCCAAGTGGGGTGCCGGCACGTCCAGAGTGGTCTGACTGGCGGAGAAGACCACGGGCAGCCCGGAGCCGTAGAGCCCCTCGAAGTGCCCGAACTTCGGGTGGACGAGCGGGACCACTTCGCCGCGCTGGACCACCTGCGGGTCCCGGACGGCCTCGGCGGTCGAGCGCACCGGGGCGGCCGGTGCACCCTCACGGGTCAGGGCCTGCAGCACCTCGTCCAGCGGCTTCTCGGCTGCCCAGCCGGCGATCAGTCCGTGCAAGCGGTCCGCGTTGGCCACGCGGGCGTCCCGGGTGGCGAAGTCCTCGACGTCCAACAGGTCCGGACGGTCGATGGCGCGGAGCACCCCGGAGGCGAACTGGTCCGTGGGTGCGCAAATGGCGAAATAGCCGTCTTCGGCACGGAACGTCCCGAACGGGGCCAGCCGGGGAACATAGGCCCCGGTCCGCAGCGGGAAGCCCACCGATTCCAGGGCGTCGAAGGGCTCGCAAGCCACCATGGAGGTCAGCGCCCCCAGCATCGAGACGTCCACGTGCTGGCCCTCGCCGGTTTGCTCGGCCTGCAGCGCGGCAGCCAGGGTGCCGATCACCGCGAAGAGCGGCGCGGACAGGTCCCCGATCGGCAGCCCGAAGCGCACCGGGGGCTGGCCCGGTTCTCCGGCGGTCATCATGACGCCGCTGAGGGCCTGGACGATCGTGTCCATGGCCTTGCGGTCCCCGTTGCCCGGGCCGGCACCGAAGCCGCTGATCGACGTGTAGACCAGCTTCTCGTTCAAGTGCCGCACGGAGGCGTAGTCGATCCCGAGACGCTTGGTCACCCCGGCACTGTAGTTCTCCACCAGGATGTCCGCCTCGCCGATGAGGTCGAAGAGCACCTGACGGCTCTCGGGGTGTTTCAGGTTCAGGGTGATCGACTCCTTGCCCCGGCCGCGCAGCATCATCGAGACGGACATGTCATCATCCGAGGTCCGGCGCAGGCTCAGTCCGTCCTCGGTGACATAGGGAGAGTTGTTACGGGAGGAGTCCCCACCCCGGGCGGGGTTCTCCACCTTGATCACGCGGGCGCCGAGGCCGGCCAGCAGCAGGGTCGCGTAGGGCCCTGCCAGGGCGGTGGTCAGGTCGATGACGGTCTTGCCCTTGAGCGGTGCGGTCACGGTGTTCATCGGGGATGGTCCTCCAGTTGTACGGTCAGTCGGTCTCCGCTCCAGGCCAGGACGGTGTCCAGGCCGGCTTCGCGGGTGATCTGTTGCAGATAGCCGCCCACGGCCTCGCCACCGCCTGTGCGAGTCACCGGGACCGGCCGGGCGTCGTCGT of Citricoccus sp. K5 contains these proteins:
- a CDS encoding 2-hydroxyacyl-CoA dehydratase family protein; this encodes MTQPRTPAQPRTPQVPAGQRLRSAVAATRHQKEWFQTVRRLAAAGEPIALVNADAPHEVFRALDIPYVVTQWWSSIIAAKQAGPASMERLAAGGLPDFSLQYDAMPLGEQDLPDEDRPWGGLPAPRFAVAERSGDVTAKIFEQWGNRPGTETFLLSRTGADPVPDRWWELVPHQWEQAFGTERLDLLQGEIQDLIAWLEERTGRTLDHDRLAEIMALGNEQAEWNRRTRNLIATTRPTPVLVNDTMPAVMAPQWQRGTQWAVDAARSLYEETAERVDQGVAVCPGERKRLMWVGRGLWSDLGLYTRFQEEFGAVFVWSMYLAIAADGYLRYGDDPVRALAARFVGITDQLYVPPWSSQWYVKEALTHGVDGVVHLVADDTPGSGFITEALEAEGIPVLEIRANNADQRSSSAARIPERIAEFIRHRV
- a CDS encoding 2-hydroxyacyl-CoA dehydratase family protein translates to MSASATAAVPGTASPAGAGLGPEPRVGVVGADLPRQIVLACGAVPVRILGSWTGAVSQEATELLGATDAVAARILDEILAGAHDELAGLVVCNDSMADLRVYYVLRILAERGRVPFPVHFLDAPRGGGDHRRRFVSHQYERLAAFTSGVTGHQADATSLADAAAREAALGEVLEALRGRRRDHALSGTTALAAYRAAAQLSPEDALERIADLVRSAAEPVERDESAEPACAGMPVYLTGSSHPDATVYAELEAVGAVVVGEDHDAGDAAWIGDAVTAATIEEACDLLAERHAARPPAAARSLSTERTSHLVTESERCGAAGVVALVRDLDDGPVWDLADHRPALAGRNLWLVEQLRVGADGVQNATAGIIRTLSESVNRKDVP
- a CDS encoding CaiB/BaiF CoA-transferase family protein, with the protein product MNTVTAPLKGKTVIDLTTALAGPYATLLLAGLGARVIKVENPARGGDSSRNNSPYVTEDGLSLRRTSDDDMSVSMMLRGRGKESITLNLKHPESRQVLFDLIGEADILVENYSAGVTKRLGIDYASVRHLNEKLVYTSISGFGAGPGNGDRKAMDTIVQALSGVMMTAGEPGQPPVRFGLPIGDLSAPLFAVIGTLAAALQAEQTGEGQHVDVSMLGALTSMVACEPFDALESVGFPLRTGAYVPRLAPFGTFRAEDGYFAICAPTDQFASGVLRAIDRPDLLDVEDFATRDARVANADRLHGLIAGWAAEKPLDEVLQALTREGAPAAPVRSTAEAVRDPQVVQRGEVVPLVHPKFGHFEGLYGSGLPVVFSASQTTLDVPAPHLGEHTDAVLGAIGYDAGRIEGLRAAGVL